A genomic stretch from Telmatocola sphagniphila includes:
- a CDS encoding DinB family protein has translation MTAKEILVIDMDTATFILNTYLSDFTEAEMLKRPVPQANHTAWQLGHLIASENDMLSALTPPASISLPEGFAKQHSKESAGSDDPAKFLTKAQYLELMQKVRAASKEALAKMTDADFNKPGPDALKSFAPTLGALFSVIAGHPMMHTGQLAVLRRALGKPILM, from the coding sequence ATGACAGCAAAAGAAATCCTAGTCATCGACATGGACACGGCCACGTTCATACTCAACACCTACTTGAGCGACTTTACCGAAGCGGAAATGCTCAAACGGCCCGTGCCGCAGGCCAATCATACCGCATGGCAGTTGGGCCATCTGATCGCTTCAGAAAATGACATGTTGAGTGCTCTGACGCCACCTGCCAGCATCAGCCTCCCCGAGGGGTTTGCCAAACAGCACAGCAAGGAATCCGCCGGAAGCGACGATCCGGCCAAATTCCTGACCAAAGCTCAATATCTCGAATTGATGCAGAAAGTTCGCGCGGCGTCCAAAGAGGCTCTGGCGAAAATGACTGATGCGGATTTCAATAAACCGGGTCCGGACGCATTAAAATCCTTCGCGCCAACGCTCGGGGCACTGTTCAGCGTGATTGCTGGCCATCCGATGATGCACACCGGGCAGTTGGCCGTGCTGCGCCGGGCGCTCGGCAAGCCGATTCTGATGTGA